AAGTTAAAAGACCACTATATGGGGTCATAGAAGTTGAAAATATTGCAGGCTTCTTCTCTAGAAATTTAGCCACCCAAGTTAAATCATGTTACTGTTTAAGAGTTGATTGCTCGTAATTCTTTTCACTTCAGGTATGCCTCTCGTTCAAACTTAACTGGACTTTGTCGCTCATCTCGGTTAAAAGTGGTGGATGTCTCCTACAATTATTTGGTTGGAAGCATACCTAAGTGTTTGACAAACCTTCCAAAGTATACTTTCTTTGCCTTTGTCATAGATCcattttggctttttttttatCCAGTTGCCTCATGGTATCCCATATGATTAATGCAGCGCAAGCTTTCAAGGGAACTGTCTTCGGGACAAAGATGTTAAACAGCGTCCTAGCACACAATGTGGTATGTATTACATCTTGCCTTTGGCAGTGGCGTGGATGATGATATTTGAACAGAAACTTATGTCCTTGGCTAAGTCAAACTGACTATTATCGACATCTTGAACTTCaaaattcatgaatttatttatttatttatcactCTTAGTTATGCAAACTGATGATTTTATGACCATTAGAATATTTCAGTATTGTCACTGAAGTAATTGACAATGACAGTATTCCTTATTTAGGTGCTTTTCCATCCAAAAGTCACCAAGTACCCAAAAGTAAGCATCGGCCTACTGAAGACGTTCCAAAGCATCAGAAAGAATCAAAACCTACCTGGCTCTTAGCTCTTGAAATCGCAACAGGAATCACGGTGGGTTCTCTCTTTCTTGTTGCCCTCCGTACTGCTTTCCATAGATGCAATAGCAAGCCTGCAATCATAATCCCTTGGAAGAAATCAGCGAGTGAGAAGGAACAGTTGGCAGTATATGTAGGTTAGTTTGCTACATGTGACATTATCTACTGCTCAAATTAACTTCGGTAGTGTACTCTTCGAAGCAATATTGATTCACATTGTGATTTTCTGCAGATTCTGAGTTGTTGAAAGATGTGACTAAATATAGCAGACAAGAGCTTGAAGTAGCTTGTGAAGACTTCAGCAACATTATCGGTTCCTCTCTGGACAGTTTGGTCTACAAAGGCACCATGAAGGGTGGTCCTGAAATTGCTGTGATATCCCTCTCCATTAAAGAGGAGCACTGGACAGGCTACCTTGAGCTATATTTCCAGAGAGAGGTACTTGTTATTACATTTAATAGTTTCGTTGTATAATGAGCAAAACTTGGAGTGATCTGGTTCTGGGTTTTTTGGTTCAAATTGCTATTCAGGTAGCAGATTTGGCAAGATTGAATCATGATAGTGTAGGGAAACTACTAGGATACTGTAGGGAGATCAGTCCATTTACAAGGATGCTTGTTTTTGAATATGCATCAAATGGAACACTTCACGAGCATTTGCATTGTAAGCATACTCTTTCTTGCTCACATATAAtgataaacatttttatattggTATTTATCCGAGTAATTGATTTTAATGCAGATGGAGAAGGATCCCAACTATCTTGGACACGACGTATGAGAATTATTCTCGGCATTGCTCGAGGACTCAAGTATCTTCATGCAGAACTTGAGCCACCATTCACTATATCAGAGTTAAACTCTAGTGCTGTGTATCTTACAGAGGATTTTTCCCCCAAGGTATCTCCTTACCTCTTTTATTTATGAGcatctaatatttatattcataaGAAGGGATACTCGAGTTAGGATCATTTCGACCTTATCTAAAGGAGGTTGCTGTGTGGTAAAATTCTATTGTCATGCCTAAAGTCTTGGTATCTGGTGATGCAGTTGGTTGATTTTGAAAGTTGGAAGACTATTATTGCTAGATCAGAAAAGAACTCTGGTTCTATTGGCAGCAATGGAGCCATGTGTCTACTTCCCAGTTCTGTGGAGAATCGTCATCTTGATATCCAGGGAAACATACATGCTTTTGGCATACTTCTACTCGAGATAATCAGTGGTAGGCCTCCATTTTGCAAGGACAGGGGGTCTTTGATAGATTGGGTAAGCAATCTTTCTAAATGCTGTAACTTTTTTTATCTATGTTACTCGTCGGAGTAACATAGAAACTTATATAATCTTTGCAAACAAACAAAGCTTTTAGCTTTTCGATATGCTCCGCAACATTTAAGTTGCTTCCCTACATATTACAGGCCAAGGACTATCTTGAACTACCGGAAGTAATGTCTCATATTGTGGACCCTGAACTAAAGCATTTCACGTACGATGACCTCAAACTCATCTGCGAAATCATAAGCCTTTGCATTCATCCAGACACTTCGAGACGGCCATCCATGCAGGAAATAAGCCTCATGCTCGAGAGCAGCATTGACACGTCGGTATCTATTGAGCTCAAGTCATCTTCTTTGGCATGGGCTGAACTTGCTCTTTCATCATGATTAATTGAAGCTGCTAACCACACTATTAGATCAAAATACATACagttttacccttttttttcccttcctttCAATCTTTGTAAATGCTGTACGCCAAAAGAAACATTTGGGGTTCATCTAATTACTGAAAAATCCCACTTCATTTGTATACCTTGGAtgttttcagaattttttcttttctgaaaaTAACAATACAACTGGTTTAGTTCTTTTCCCATGGATCAGTGTACACTCAGTTTCACTATATATGTAAATTAAGCTCGTTGTCCCCacttataaaatgaaattgttgGCTGTTTATTTTGTCGTATGGAATAGCAAAAAGAACCCATTAGCTGTGGGCTAAGGATCTCGAGTTACTTTTTCTGTTTCGATTTTGGTaaatctcttttcttctttgcgCATTGctattatttgtttcttttcgCCTTTCTCTATGGCCGGTTTCCTACACGATATGTTTAGCAAGCTTTCTTTCGTGGAGGAAGAAGGCATTGTTTTAGAAAATGTCATCCCGGAGGTGGACCTATGGGTGGTGGGGAAGCTTTCTGGTCCTAAAACGATCAAGAAGGAGGTATTTCCCGGGTTTTCAAAAATGTGTGATACATAAATAAACTTGTGGTTTTCTCTGCACTTGGCCCAAACGTTTTTCTGTTTAAGTTTGGCGAAATGAATTATAAGGAGAAATTCCTTAAAATGGGGTTGTGGAATTTTGATCCACATATCCTAGTCCTCAAGAACATTGAGGGGACTTTTGGTCCAAATGATCATAATTTATCATTGGTGGCCTTGTGGATATGTGTTTATGAGGTACTGGTAGGATGGATGAAGCGAGAAATAGTTGTTCGAACTGGACAAGTATAGGGTGACATCGACGCGATCGATAGGAATAAATCATGTGGGGGTTGGACAGAATACTTTGTTTTGCGAGTACACATTGATATCACCTAGCCTCTAGGCGTGTGATTTTACTTGGATCGAAAGATGATGGGTCCAAGTGTTATGCTTTGTTCAAATATGAACGATTAGCAACGTTTTGTTATAAGTGTGGTATAATTGGCCACTTGGTGGATTCTTGTGTGATGTCAAAAGGCCTTTGCGATGAAAATTGTGAAGTTTTCCAATATGAGGGATTGGATGTGTGTGCCTCTATTCGCAAGATCTTCTAGGGGCATTCGTATCCAAAGAAAACGAAGGTTGGAATTTTTTCCAAAAGAGTGTTCGAGCGATTCAACTGCAAAGGATGGTAATGGGTCTTTTGTGGAGGGCAATTCAACCTTTACACATGAAGAAGGGAGGGAAAGACCGAATATGAATGTTCAAGGGGGAGCTAATTTCATTTCGAGTTCCTCCTTTAAGGGGAAGGAGAAAACTTTCCGAGATggaaggaaaagaagagaggtGCAAGGTTGCTTTGTTCCGGTAGCTAGATCTTCGATTAAAAAGCCTCGTGTCAagacaatgaaaaataaagggtCTACCAATTCGGGTGGTGATAATTTCACAACCAAAGCAGAGGAGGCTAATGATCAATCTCGATGTGAGCCATGAGGATTTTATGTTGGAATTGCCAAGGACTTGGGAACCCTCGAACAATTCATGCTCTTAAAAGGCTTATAGCCTCCAATGACCCacaattaatttttctttgtgaAACTAGGCTATTGGATAATGAGGTTGAAAGCATAAAACGTCGATGTTTAATGCATGGTTGTATccattttaattctaataataGATCCAACGGCCTTCTGCTTTTATGGGTGTTAATTtttcgataaattttattttttactctCCTAACCACATTGATGTTGACATTAAGGTAAATGGTGGATTTTCATTTCGATTTATAGGCTTCTATGGCGATAACATCTCTTCTCAAAGGATTCATTcttggaatttaattaaatcactTAAATGGGCTTCAAATAAACCGTGGCTTATAGGTGGAGATTCTAATGAGATCCTTAATGGATCAGAAAAACAATGTGGGAGAAGGAGGCCCTAAGCCCAAATGTATGCTTTTGGTGATGCTCTCAGTGAAGTAGAGCTAGTGGACATCAAGCCCAACTATGGACGTTTGACATGGACTATTAAAAGGGGTAATGAAAGATGGTTAAAGAAATGTTGGGTCGATTTGTGGCCTCTTTAGACTAAATAGGATCTTTTCCTAATATTTGTACTTCTAATGAGCCACATACGGCGTCAGAtcatttctcaattcttttggATACTGAAGGTTTGAGTTAGAGGATTGAAAGACGAATAGAAAAAGGCCACTTTCGTTTTGAGGAGTGTTGGGCCTCGAAATTGTATTCTAGCTTGATTGCATTGACAACTACGTGAATGTGTTTATGAATGCTAAATTTGATAAGCCTTTTGAGGCTAAGGAAATCTTAGTATCTTTGAAACAGATGACCCCTAACAAAGCTCCTGAGTTTGATGGGCTGAATGGTTTGTTTTTTAAGACCTTGAGATGTGATTGGACAAGATAATATACGCTAGTGCCTAGATTTGCTGAATGGTAACATGGATATGGTTGAGGTGAATCAAACAATTATTGTCTTGATCCCAAAAGTGGCCCAACTAGATGATCTGTCTAAATTCAAACCCATTAGCCTTTGTAATTTTGTCAATTAGTTGGTCTCAAAAAACACTAGCTAACCGGTTGAAAGTTATTCTCCCTACGTGCATACATGCGAATCAGAGTGCTTTGTACCAGAAAGAATGATACAAGATAATGAAATTGTGACTCATGAAATTATCCACTATGTTCGGTGTTCTAAGAACAGTTCGAATAAAAGATGTGCCCTAAAGCTTGACATGAGTAAAGCTTATGATGGAGTGAAATGGGGGGTTTTTTGGAGGCTGTTATGGCACGAATGTGATTCTCTAATAATTGGACTCGTTTAATTATGAGTTGTGTTTCAACCATGTCATTCTGTGTGAAGTTTAATGGCCAACTTACCAACTTCTTTCATCTTGAAAGAGGGTTGAAAAAAGGTGACCTATTATCCCATTATTTGTTCCACTTATGCATGCAAGGTTTTAAAAGGGCTCAAGATAACAATTGGTTAAAGGGATTTGAGTTAGTCAACAGGGGCTAAGGGTGAACTGTCTCTTATTTGTAGATGATAGTTTGTTTTTTCTTCGGAACAAGTAGTTTGCTTTTTCTTCAGAACAAGGAAAAGAAGGCTAGAGCTGTAAAGTATATTTTGGCTTTGTTTGAGAGGAACTCGAGGCAGAAGATTAATTTGGAGAAATCGTCGATCTATTTTAGTCGCAATACTCGTATGAGTCTAGAAGTCTTCTTAATTTTGTTCTGAAAGTCTGTGTTGTTGAAGATTTTGACTCCTATTTGGGTCTACCCCTAGTGGTgggtaaaaaataaaacatgtgttTAAATGGGTGGTGGATCGCATTTTTAAGCATGGCCAGAGTTGGACGAAACATCTTTTTTCTTATAGTGGTAAGgagatttttattaaatcagtaTTACAAACTATTCCAACTTATAGTCTATTTTTCTATTGCCGAAAGGTATTACGGATGATATCACTAAGGCAATTAGGAAATTTTGGTGGGCAAAAGCGGGAGCAGATAAGGGTTGAACGATGTTAGGCTAGAAACAAACGAGAAAACCGAAGGGCATCACTacatgaaaataggtttttagtgatgtttttaaagctttttgcgacgtttataaaaatataacggTGAAACTTGAATAGCCACAAAAAATGTTGCAATAAAAACTGTCGTAGAAGATAGCGGTGTTTGTCCAAAAACACCACTAAAGGTAAAGATAGTCTTGGACATTGGCATTGGAAACACCACTAATTGCAAACCTTTTCACGGCGTTTGTCATTAAAACGTTTCTGAGTACATGAACCTTTTGTGGTGTTTGGATACACAAATGTTGCTGAATGTAGGactttttgcggcatttttaagaaaaaaaagcgccactaaatatattttattaaaaattacacCACACtagaaattgttttttttttcaaatttatggtatttttgacattattatataaaataatatataattcataaatttcaaatattacatatacaaattcttgaaatatacaagttttaataaatcaaatataacatacattaaaattttatacaaagaTTTCACTCTAAATACAATGtaaaacaaagttaacaaaGACACCCCTATTACAACCAATATCAAGCAAACTATGATGTCCAAAAATATTCATGTAAGAGAACGAAGGTAagtaaatttctttacaatatCTTGGTTCCCTAACCtgcttctttctttcctttaaaAGAATCAACTGAGTGAGGACATCATCAAATTTCTTTATTCGaaataatcattaatttatccaaaaaaaaataagaacataaGTTCAAGGCAGAAAGAAAAACATCATATATGTTGATACATAGTATCAACCGGAGTGAAAAATGGGAAGATAGGGTGGTCTTGAAGATGGTTTTGGAGTAGGGAGACAGAAGACTTTCTAGAGAAGAAGAATATAAGCCATGTGTTAGAGCTAGatgtcgataatgacaatatagAAAGAtcgcaaagcaataagaaagaaaaataaaacacacagattttatgtggaaacTCTTTCGagaaaaaatcacgggcagaagagaagaaaattaactaatgttgaaaatcaaataatataagaggagtttcgactacatctatttaaaggttgaaaaaccttattctaatcaatgtcaaatagaagaagagtAGTT
The Gossypium raimondii isolate GPD5lz chromosome 8, ASM2569854v1, whole genome shotgun sequence DNA segment above includes these coding regions:
- the LOC105792195 gene encoding probable LRR receptor-like serine/threonine-protein kinase At1g63430 isoform X2, yielding MNQLTGPIPPELGNLSGVTKLNLQSNRLTGSLPAELGNLENLQELILDRNKLQGTVPAASNSAFSAKMHGMYASRSNLTGLCRSSRLKVVDVSYNYLVGSIPKCLTNLPNASFQGNCLRDKDVKQRPSTQCGAFPSKSHQVPKSKHRPTEDVPKHQKESKPTWLLALEIATGITVGSLFLVALRTAFHRCNSKPAIIIPWKKSASEKEQLAVYVDSELLKDVTKYSRQELEVACEDFSNIIGSSLDSLVYKGTMKGGPEIAVISLSIKEEHWTGYLELYFQREVADLARLNHDSVGKLLGYCREISPFTRMLVFEYASNGTLHEHLHYGEGSQLSWTRRMRIILGIARGLKYLHAELEPPFTISELNSSAVYLTEDFSPKLVDFESWKTIIARSEKNSGSIGSNGAMCLLPSSVENRHLDIQGNIHAFGILLLEIISGRPPFCKDRGSLIDWAKDYLELPEVMSHIVDPELKHFTYDDLKLICEIISLCIHPDTSRRPSMQEISLMLESSIDTSVSIELKSSSLAWAELALSS
- the LOC105792195 gene encoding probable LRR receptor-like serine/threonine-protein kinase At1g63430 isoform X1 produces the protein MRPYIYFLLLFLGYGVSLATCSFFPTNEVWALTTFKEAIYEDPHLVLSNWNALDADPCNWFGITCNPERQHVTKINITGSSLKGFLAPEIGQITNLLELTLHDNNLIGTIPKELGFLKSLKVLDLGMNQLTGPIPPELGNLSGVTKLNLQSNRLTGSLPAELGNLENLQELILDRNKLQGTVPAASNSAFSAKMHGMYASRSNLTGLCRSSRLKVVDVSYNYLVGSIPKCLTNLPNASFQGNCLRDKDVKQRPSTQCGAFPSKSHQVPKSKHRPTEDVPKHQKESKPTWLLALEIATGITVGSLFLVALRTAFHRCNSKPAIIIPWKKSASEKEQLAVYVDSELLKDVTKYSRQELEVACEDFSNIIGSSLDSLVYKGTMKGGPEIAVISLSIKEEHWTGYLELYFQREVADLARLNHDSVGKLLGYCREISPFTRMLVFEYASNGTLHEHLHYGEGSQLSWTRRMRIILGIARGLKYLHAELEPPFTISELNSSAVYLTEDFSPKLVDFESWKTIIARSEKNSGSIGSNGAMCLLPSSVENRHLDIQGNIHAFGILLLEIISGRPPFCKDRGSLIDWAKDYLELPEVMSHIVDPELKHFTYDDLKLICEIISLCIHPDTSRRPSMQEISLMLESSIDTSVSIELKSSSLAWAELALSS